Below is a window of Agathobacter rectalis ATCC 33656 DNA.
ATTCCGCAAATCTCCTCTTGTGAGCTTCCGCTTTTTATCTCATAAGCATAATCCGCATCTCCTATCTCATTCAGATCAGTTACCAAACAATACTCCGCTCCATTCATCAGCATTTCTTCATTCAAAGTGGGTAATTGAGCCGTCTTATACTCATTAAATAAAAAGATAACTACAAGCGCAATGAATGTCGGAAAAAAGATACCGCCAAACCGCTGTGCATAATTTTGTTCTTCCCACCGCTTGCTATGACGACCAAACAGCGGTATTTTCATCTGCACCAAACCTGCTCCTATACTTACAAGCAAAAAATAAAATATAACTTTTATCAAAGACTCATCCCCATTTAATCATTAATAAAAATATCGTTCCTAAAACGACGCCTACTAACCATATAAAGCGAAACACCTTGTTATATCTCGAACTATTAGAACACGGAACAAGCCAATATTCCTGTGGAAACCCCAAAAGGTATTCTTTTAATTCCTGCTTCAATTCCATGACTATACTCCACATTAATCCAGACAGCACAATGCACACCGTTCCATAATATGTAATTGGTGCATTTGTAACCACAGCAAAGAAATAATGTGCCATCTTAAGAAGGAAGATACACCACGCAATACAGCATGGAATTGTAAACGCCCTTTTCATTTTCCACTTCAAACCCAATATAACCTCTGGAACGAATACAGTCAATGCCCCCATCGGCAATCCTCCTGTTCGTCCATGTGTGAAATCGCTCTCCGACTCCAAAGACCAAATTCCTGTCAATACTATTACTGCTGGTATTAGTATGGTGCAGAACAAGTTATATGCAATAATCAACACATTTTCATTGTCGTCGTTCATAACTTAGCCCCCAATCAGTTCATCAAGCCTGATAGCCACTCTTCCTGACAATGAATAATGCAATGCTGTTAGCTTTGCCTTATCGTACAAATTTGCATACACGTTATAATAACATAGCGATATTGACATACCAAAGCCAAATAATGTTGTTCCTGCCAATACTCCTAAAAATCCCGTAACACATGCATCAATATACTGTTGGCTGACATCCTCCGGCTCCAAATCTACATACATTGCATTTAATAATTCATTTACAGAAGCCGTACTCTCATAGTGGTCCTTAAATGAAGTGACAATTAACTTTGCTCTTGATGCGGTTTTTTCCGGATCAAACGTAGATAAACCATATATCGCATTTGCGGTATTTATGGATATAACTTTTCCCTCATCCACCGCGGTTAGAATGTCTGACGAATTATTTACCGCAGACTTGAACTCATCCATAAAATTAACCAGATTTGTAGAGAACATAGAAAACTTACTTTGTGCTATAAAATTCTCATATGCTGTAATATCATCTGAAGTAATAACATAAGCATATATATTATCAAATCCTGGACTTTCTTTAGTATAATTAGGATTGTCTATATAATGGGACATATAAAGATAAAGTACATATTTGTTAAAATCTGCTGTGTTATATGTATTACCATATCTCTCTAATGCTACTTGTGTAACATATTGCATCCTTTCATTCTGTTCTTGTGGGGTTGCTGGCGGATTACCGTTCTGTGCATAAGATTGAATATACCCTTGCCCTGCTATTGCGTTTTCTAATGCCTTTGTTTCTACTGTTTCTACTGATAATCTAGCTATGTCCGTGTTCAACGACGCATAATATGAGTCATCTTTCCTTTGCATCTGCATTATATTGGCAATATCCTCCGAATCAAAACCAATATTCTCCCATGACTGTCCCGCTACTGTTATATCGTTCAGCACTGTCAACATATCATCCGGATTAATCCGAGCCGATGATGCTGCATATATCGGCTGAATAGAACTTCCAATGGTTGAAATAAACATCAAACATATTGCAATTACCACGCTAATGACTTTCTTAATCATATTGACCCCTCCTGTTTTTTTTCCTATCACTCTAATTACCATATACCAAACATGTATGCTCCAAAAAATAAGTATTATATAGTTACTGGAAAATATTCTTACTTGACAGAGAAACTTAAAGTGCTGGAATAGTTGGCATCTTTCTCCAAAGCTCATTTCAATATAAACCCTATTTTTTCCGCGACCGAGTTAAATTCGCCCATACTGCAATCTTTTTACACTGATTACTAAAGTGAATCCAAAAAGCATATCAAAATATGCCTTTTAAGATACTATCGGGCAATATAAACATGTTCAAGTCATTTCTTCAACGCCTAAAAATAACTTCGGATCGCATTGATCCGAAGTTATAAGTATCATATAGCTATCGGAAAGCATTCTTACATTTCCTGCAATTTTAATTTATTTTGCCTCATAAGAAGAAGTAAACCTAGTCCGTCCAGAATCGACTTGATTATTATACGCATCTACAATGTCGCTATATTCCGTTGAATCGCTAAAAGGAGCAATATCGCTTGTATTGTCAGATACACTCATGTTAGAAACAGGACCGGAAATTAACAATGACCCGTCCGGCTGGGCATAAGCAAAAAAGATATATTCATTTCCTACAACCGGAAGCTCATCACCCTCATAAACAAAATATTGTGAGCCATCTTCCGAAAGTCCGCCAGATTTTTGAATCGGGATAGCCGTGTCAGTAACTAAATTGCCTTTGATATTTTTTGTGACGTTCACAGTATAATTTGTGTATGGGCCGGAAACTTCACGAGTCTTTCCATCGTCTGTTTCAACCGTAACAGCATCTTTATAAACAGTACCTTCTTCACTTGCGACCGTACCAACGAATACATAATCAGCATCGCCTACAACTGCATTCAGATCGCTATAATCAATCGAAAAAGTACCTCTCAAATATGATGTCTTAATTTCGTCAGAAGTTGAAGGTTTCGCAATGCAAAAAAACAGCACACCAATAACCAGCAAAATCACAACAGCTCCGATAAAAATACCAATTTTGGTTTTAGACTGAAATTTCATAGATCTTCCTCCCTTCTTTAATATCTTTTATAACTTGCGTCATAGGAAGCCTTGTCGTTGGCAGAAAGACTTGTTACTGAGCTTACATACGCATACATAACATCGCCTTTCGCATTATGAGCTAATCCTAAGGCATGACCCAACTCATGTGTGCATACATTCCGTTTCTGAGCAGATGTAAAATTATCCATCTGATATGTATTGAACTTAATTGTACCAGCCGAAGAAGTAACTCCAGCAGTTGAGCTTACCTCATTGTAATCAGAAATGGTAACATCGTTAATCGTATTCCAAGCGTCTTTGCGAATAACACCAGATTTATAATTATTCCATGTGCTTACGGCAGAATTAAATTGAGTTTGGTAAGATGTACTCCCTTTCCAATCCATTTGACTTTTCCTCTCTATTTACTAAGATTGATAGTGCCTTGTTTCAATGTTAAATAATCGGAAGTTGCGCTAATAATATATAAATTGTATTCTCCCCCCTCTCTAACTTTTAATTCGTAACTTCCGCTTAGACTTCCAAAACTTTCTCCGTCATACATAACCCCATCTTTAATATATCCTATAACCAGCGCCTGATTAGAAACCGCATCTGACTCATATTTTTCAAACGAAAAGGTTAATATATCCCCTGCTTTACAATTCCAACCTGCATAATCCTCCAGATAAAATACTGCCATACTTCCGTTAGTCATAATAATTTCAGGTGTCGTATCATTCTCCACCTTAAACTCAGAAACAGATAATGGCAGCACAATATTATCATCTGCGACACTCTTTATAATATGGCTTTCAGTTATAGCTCTTCCCTCAGCATTCCCTATATCGCTTTCTTCACCATGCGTAACCTCCGGTTCCGAATTATCTATGACTTCTTTTCCGATCAATCCTTCGTTTTCATCTGTAACTAATTCCGCACCAAACAGCCCATTAATCCATTGAACCAGTTTCTCTCCTGTCGCTGCATTGGCAATTCCTCCTGTTGTAAAAAGAATGATACTTACCGCCATTGCAGTTGCAACGCGAGCCAACCGTTTACGGCTATGTGCGTTACTTTCATTAAATAGTTTGATCTTCTTTTGTGAGGAAATATCGCTTTTCTTTTTTTGCTCTAAACATTGTGCAGCCTCTAGGATATATTTATCGTTAATTTCATTCATTGCATAAAAAATATCTGATTTCAAAGTTTTCATAAATACTTCCTTTCCGCTAATTGTTCTCTCAGCTTTTTTCTTGTTCTAAATAAGATTGTTTCGACTTTGCTTTTGCTCATATTACAACATTTCATAATCTCTTTTACCGACATAAAGTACCAATATCTTAATACAAAAACTTGTCGATGAGGTTTTTGCAACGATTCCAAAAAATCCTCAACAATATCTTTCAATTCATTATTTTCCCAATTTTCTCCTCCCACTTTCGCCAGATAATTACTCAATTCCTCATATGGCAAACACATATCTATATCTCTTTTTGCCGCATGAATATGTTCATACTTTTTTAGCGCCTGATTCCTTGCAATTTTTAAAATATAAGCTTTCAAGTTATCTGGTGTTTTTGGGGGAATCGTAAACCAGACACCTAAATATGTATCATTTGTACATTCTTCAACATCTAACTGATTCTTTATCAGCTTGCCAATTATAAATGATACAAGTTTCCCATATTTCTTCTCTGTTTCTAGCAATGCATCCTCAGATCGGCAATTATATAGTTTAATTATTTCTCTATCGTCCATTACAACTCTTCCTTTATTTATTAAGTACGGATTCGATCCCTTTTGCTTGCAAGTTATAAAACTTTTTGCTTTATTTTTTTTATTTGTCATTTCAGCTACACAGAATATAGCTTTTGATGTTAACAGTGCCTAACCCTTTCCATGCTGGTGTTTTAATAAAAAAGCCAGAGGTCAGTGTCTCTGGCAAAATGTATATTATATTAAGTTTGCTAAGTTCGTCCAATTTGCATCATAACCCATTATGGACATGATATCTGTGGCTGAAATGGTATGTAACTGTTTTTGAAGTTTGCCAAAAGCAGTTCTCATAGATGAAATAAAGTCCTTTAAGTCGGATTTGCTTAGTAATAGCGCAAACATTATAGCTATGGCGTATGCATCATTAGTTCCATAAGTATAGGCGCCATCTTTGGCACGTACAATCCCTAAAACGGAGAAATTTTTAATACTTTTTGTATGATTTATCTGCCATGGTACCTCCTATATATAAAAAGCCCCCGGGTCCGAAGGACACCGGAGGACAAACTGGCAATCTCTTGTATAAGTATTATACTACACATTGGCAAAATGTCAATGACACTATGCTGATTTGGTGTGGATCGCATCGTGCAGTCCAAATTTTTCAATTTCACTTTATTAACCTGCTATTCCAAAAACAATTCAAACCCATAACAGCTCTACAAAGAAACAAGGACATTGATATTTACTATCAACATCCTTGTTCTAATTATTACACCATCTCAGGAAGTTTGTAGCCTAATTTTTACATTGCGTCTGCGAAGTCATCTAATGACATACTTACTCTACTTGCGCCTACCTCAGGTTCTAATATACCATCCTGAACAAGTGAATATATTTCAAGGCATCTGCCTTGTTGTATTCCTTCCTGTATGCCAAGCTTTTTATGATCATCCTATGCCTTACACATATTTACCACATCTTCCTTTTCATCATACTTAATATCAGTTCTTGTCTCAATATAACCTATCACCTGCAATAATTGCCCATAAAGCAGTATCGATATACTCACCATTTTTATAGTATTTTTGTCTGGCAATGCCTTCTAACACCATGCCGCATTTCTTTAATACCGCAGAGGAAGCATCATTTCCATAGAATACTTCTGCCTGAACTCTGTTAAATCCAACTCTATCAAAGGCATAATCTAAGACAGCCTCCAATACTTCTGTCATAATGCCTTTATTCCAAAATCCGGGAGACAACATATAGCATGTATCACA
It encodes the following:
- a CDS encoding matrixin family metalloprotease: MDWKGSTSYQTQFNSAVSTWNNYKSGVIRKDAWNTINDVTISDYNEVSSTAGVTSSAGTIKFNTYQMDNFTSAQKRNVCTHELGHALGLAHNAKGDVMYAYVSSVTSLSANDKASYDASYKRY
- a CDS encoding RNA polymerase sigma factor, which produces MDDREIIKLYNCRSEDALLETEKKYGKLVSFIIGKLIKNQLDVEECTNDTYLGVWFTIPPKTPDNLKAYILKIARNQALKKYEHIHAAKRDIDMCLPYEELSNYLAKVGGENWENNELKDIVEDFLESLQKPHRQVFVLRYWYFMSVKEIMKCCNMSKSKVETILFRTRKKLREQLAERKYL